In Arachis stenosperma cultivar V10309 chromosome 1, arast.V10309.gnm1.PFL2, whole genome shotgun sequence, one DNA window encodes the following:
- the LOC130946283 gene encoding transcription initiation factor IIF subunit alpha-like: protein MSMDLQLKASCGGCGSTTDLYGSNCKHMTLCLTCGKTMAEKKAKCIDCGATITRLIREYNVRASSTTDKNYFIGRFVTGLPNFSKKKSAENKWSLQKDGLQNRQITDALREKYKNKPWLLEDETGQSQYQGNLEGAQSATYYLLMMERKEFVAIPACSWYNFNKVAQYKQLTLEEAEEKIKNRKKTADGYERWMMKAANNGPAVFGERAKFEEKESTAGKGRKKGGDDDEGHVSDKGEEDEEEEATRKHRLGLDKRDGDDDEEGPRGGDLDQDDDDIEKGDDWEHEEIFTDDDEAVGNDPEEREDLAPEVPAPPEIKQDEEDEDEDNEDGGGLSKSGKELKMLLGRAGGMNESDAEDDDDDEDEDDDASIPAAFAPKQKDAPKEEPADNSPLKPAASGTARGTPSTSKSSKGKRKLNEDSKASNSAQPKKVKTENETKPTVKEENGSASKSNGPSKGTSPAPSSKAGSSSAASGPVSEEEIRAVLMQKTPVTTQVLVAKFKGRLKTSEEKTAFADLLRKMCKIPKGNGGSRYVILRDK from the exons ATGTCGATGGACCTGCAACTGAAGGCGTCGTGCGGTGGATGTGGATCAACCACCGACCTTTACGGAAGCAATTGCAAGCACATGACTCTCTGTTTGACCTGCGGCAAGACCATGGCTGAGAAAAAGGCCAAATGCATCGATTGTGGCGCCACCATCACTCGCTTGATTCGA GAATATAATGTTCGTGCAAGCTCAACCACTGACAAAAATTACTTCATTGGAAGATTCGTGACTGGGTTGCCTAATTTCTCTAAGAAGAAAAGTGCTGAAAACAAGTGGTCCCTGCAGAAGGATGGACTGCAGAACCGCCAAATTACTGACGCTTTGCGG GAGAAGTACAAGAACAAGCCTTGGCTGTTGGAGGATGAAACTGGTCAGTCCCAATACCAGGGTAATCTCGAAGGTGCACAATCAGCTACATATTACCTTCTCATGATGGAAAGGAAGGAGTTTGTCGCCATTCCTGCTTGTTCTTG GTACAACTTTAACAAGGTTGCACAGTATAAGCAATTGACTCTGGAGGAAGcagaagagaaaattaagaataGAAAGAAAACTGCAGATGGATATGAAAGATGGATGATGAAAGCTGCAAATAATGGACCTGCTGTATTTGGTGAACGTGCAAAATTTGAAGAGAAGGAGAGCACTGCCGGGAAAGGCCGCAAAAAGggtggtgatgatgatgagggtCATGTCTCTGATAAGGGAGAGGAGGACGAAGAGGAGGAGGCAACAAGGAAGCATAGACTTGGACTTGATAAAAGAGATGGCGATGACGATGAAGAAGGTCCAAGGGGAGGTGACCTTGATcaggatgatgatgatattgagaAGG GTGATGATTGGGAACACGAAGAGATTTTCACTGATGATGATGAAGCTGTTGGCAATGATCCCGAGGAAAGGGAAGATTTGGCTCCTGAAGTTCCTGCTCCTCCTGAAATCAAGCAG gatgaggaggatgaggatgaagataATGAAGATGGAGGTGGTCTGAGTAAATCTGGGAAAGAGCTGAAGATGTTGCTTGGACGAGCTGGTGGCATGAATGAATCTGATGCCGAGGATGATGACGATGACGAAGAT GAGGATGACGATGCTAGCATCCCTGctgcatttgctccaaagcagAAGGATGCACCTAAGGAAGAGCCAGCTGACAATAGTCCGTTAAAACCTGCAGCATCAGGAACTGCTCGGGGAACTCCCTCTACTTCTAAGTCTTCAAAGGGCAAGAGGAAATTAAATGAGGATTCAAAAGCATCTAATAGTGCACAACCAAAGAAAGTTAAAACAGAAAAC GAAACAAAACCAACTGTGAAAGAAGAAAATGGGTCTGCATCCAAAAGTAACGGTCCTTCAAAGGGTACATCACCAGCACCATCATCAAAGGCAGGGTCTTCTTCTGCAGCTTCTGGACCCGTGAGTGAGGAAGAAATCAGAGCTGTTTTAATGCAAAAGACTCCAGTAACCACACAAGTTCTCGTAGCCAAATTCAAAGGAAGACTAAAAACTTCTGAG GAGAAAACGGCTTTTGCGGACCTCCTGAGGAAAATGTGTAAGATACCGAAGGGTAATGGAGGATCCCGTTATGTTATTTTAAGAGATAAATGA
- the LOC130980159 gene encoding alkaline ceramidase, with protein MVETSSFWGPVTSTTECCEKNYVYLPYIAEFYNTISNIPTILLALIGLINAVRQRFEKRFSILHVSNMILAIGSMSYHATLQNVQQQSDETPMVWEVLLYMYILHSPDWHYRSTMPTFLFLYGVVFAIAHSVFRFSVGFKMHYVVLCLLCIPRMYKYYIYTQDVAAKRLAKLFIVNLVLGSIFWFCDRFFCKEISSWPINPQGHALWHAFMGFSLYFANTFLMFCRAQQRGWSPKIVYFMGVLPYVKIEKPKGQ; from the exons ATGGTGGAAACTTCAAGCTTCTGGGGTCCAGTCACATCCACTACAGAGTGTTGTGAAAAGAACTATGTATATTTACCTTACATTGCAGAATTTTATAATACTATCTCCAACATTCCGACAATCCTTTTGGCTCTGATTGGTCTTATAAATGCTGTTAGACAGCGATTCGAGAAAAGATTTAGCATTCTTCATGTATCCAATATGATACTTGCCATTGGAAGTATGTCGTACCATGCGACACTGCAAAATGT GCAACAGCAAAGTGATGAAACTCCTATGGTATGGGAGGTGCTGCTGTACATGTACATTCTCCACTCTCCAGATTGGCATTATCGCAGTACGATGCCCACCTTCCTCTTTCTATACGGTGTTGTTTTTGCCATTGCACATTCAGTTTTCCGTTTTAGTGTCGGCTTCAAAATGCACTATGTCGTACTCTGTCTCCTCTGCATTCCAAGAATGTACAAGTATTACATTTACACTCAAGATGTTGCTGCCAAGCGGCTTGCAAAGCTATTTATAGTCAATCTTGTATTGGGCAGTATATTTTGGTTCTGTGATCGTTTCTTCTGCAAGGAGATATCCAGTTGGCCTATTAACCCACAGGGTCACGCTTTGTGGCATGCTTTCATGGGTTTCAGTTTGTACTTTGCAAACACATTCTTGATGTTTTGCCGTGCTCAACAGCGTGGGTGGTCTCCAAAAATTGTATATTTTATGGGTGTTTTACCCTATGTGAAGATTGAGAAACCAAAAGGACAGTGA